Proteins encoded within one genomic window of Episyrphus balteatus chromosome 1, idEpiBalt1.1, whole genome shotgun sequence:
- the LOC129921542 gene encoding protein tumorous imaginal discs, mitochondrial isoform X2, which yields MAAAARGFVSFSKHSKILQCGKLQSLPSRQITTSITCCNHFEYSNQHVFSAKHSTKSLLSSTGSQPITTIIRSFHRSGRLNKSDYYQTLGVPKNASAKDIKKAYYQLAKKYHPDTNKDPNSGKKFQEVSEAYEVLSDEQKRREYDTYGQTTEDMNRAGYGAGADPRGPQGFSQSWQFRSTIDPEELFRKIFGEANFRSNNFEEFAESQYGFGSAQEVVMDLTFAQAARGVNKDVNVNIVDTCPKCSGTKCEPGTKPGKCQYCNGTGMETISTGPFVMRSTCRYCQGTRQFIKYPCVECEGKGQSVQRKKVTVPVPAGVENGQTVRLAVGRKEIFITFRVEKSKYFRRDGADVHTDATVSVSQAILGGTIRIQGIYEDHVINIEPGTSSHRTISLRGKGLKRVNAYGHGDHFVNIKIDIPKSLSAEQRALIQAFAELEKDTPGQINGITQKKDGTKENTIDPNNLTEAIKMALKAQKLSAESDKKEEPAPNQDENIDKQNQDKTENKEQKTEENQQQQEDTNKQERSKM from the exons ATGGCGGCTGCTGCACGGGGTTTTGTTAGTTTTTCGaaacattcaaaaattctaCAATGCGGAAAACTACAATCGCTTCCAAGTCGACAAATAACAACATCAATAACATGTTGTAATCATTTTGAATATTCAAATCAACATGTCTTTTCTGCAAAACATTCAACAAAATCAT TACTATCATCGACTGGCTCCCAGCCAATAACAACAATCATTCGGTCGTTTCATCGATCCGGCAGATTGAATAAGTCAGATTACTATCAAACTTTGGGCGTGCCTAAAAATGCCTCCGCCAAAGACATCAAAAAGGCTTACTATCAATTAGCCAAAAAATATCATCCCGACACAAATAAGGATCCGAATTCtggaaaaaaattccaagaagTATCGGAAGCTTATGAAGTGTTGAGTGATGAACAAAAGCGCCGAGAATACGATACTTATGGTCAAACTACCGAGGACATGAATCGTGCCGGTTATGGTGCCGGTGCCGATCCTCGAGGACCGCAGGGTTTCTCTCAGAGTTGGCAATTCCGATCGACAATTGATCCGGAAGAGCTATTCCGTAAGATATTCGGAGAGGCTAATTTCCGTTCGAATAATTTCGAGGAATTTGCCGAGTCACAATATGGTTTCGGGTCGGCTCAAGAAGTTGTTATGGATTTGACCTTTGCTCAGGCAGCACGAGGTGTTAATAAAgatgttaatgttaatattgTTGATACTTGTCCAAAGTGCAGTGGGACTAAATGTGAACCGGGGACAAAGCCAGGAAAGTGTCAGTATTGTAATGGTACTGGCATGGAAACTATATCGACTGGGCCATTTGTGATGAGGTCGACATGTCGTTATTGTCAAGGGACTAGGCAATTTATTAAGTATCCTTGTGTTGAGTGTGAAGGAAAAGGACAATCT GTTCAAAGGAAAAAAGTTACTGTTCCCGTACCTGCTGGAGTTGAAAATGGGCAAACTGTACGATTAGCTGTTGGACGAAAAGAGATTTTCATTACTTTCAG AGTTGAGAAGAGTAAATATTTCCGACGTGATGGTGCCGATGTACATACTGATGCCACAGTATCCGTATCACAAGCTATATTGGGCGGAACTATTCGTATTCAAGGAATATACGAAGATCATGTTATCAAt attgaACCCGGTACTTCATCACATCGCACGATCTCTCTACGTGGTAAAGGCTTAAAACGTGTCAATGCTTATGGACATGGTGATCATTTTGTCAATATCAAAATAGATATTCCCAAATCTTTGTCAGCAGAACAAAGAGCTTTAATACAG GCCTTTGCTGAATTAGAAAAAGACACACCTGGACAAATTAATGGCATTACACAGAAAAAAGACG gAACAAAAGAAAACACAATAGATCCAAATAACCTTACAGAGGCTATAAAAATGGCTTTAAAAGCTCAAAAATTATCTGCTGAAAGTGATAAGAAAGAAGAACCTGCACCTAATCAAgatgaaaatattgataaacAGAACCAAGATAAGACagaaaataaagaacaaaaaacagaagaaaaccaacaacaacaagaagatacaaataaacaagaacgaagtaaaatgtaa
- the LOC129921542 gene encoding protein tumorous imaginal discs, mitochondrial isoform X3: protein MAAAARGFVSFSKHSKILQCGKLQSLPSRQITTSITCCNHFEYSNQHVFSAKHSTKSLLSSTGSQPITTIIRSFHRSGRLNKSDYYQTLGVPKNASAKDIKKAYYQLAKKYHPDTNKDPNSGKKFQEVSEAYEVLSDEQKRREYDTYGQTTEDMNRAGYGAGADPRGPQGFSQSWQFRSTIDPEELFRKIFGEANFRSNNFEEFAESQYGFGSAQEVVMDLTFAQAARGVNKDVNVNIVDTCPKCSGTKCEPGTKPGKCQYCNGTGMETISTGPFVMRSTCRYCQGTRQFIKYPCVECEGKGQSVQRKKVTVPVPAGVENGQTVRLAVGRKEIFITFRVEKSKYFRRDGADVHTDATVSVSQAILGGTIRIQGIYEDHVINIEPGTSSHRTISLRGKGLKRVNAYGHGDHFVNIKIDIPKSLSAEQRALIQAFAELEKDTPGQINGITQKKDGKSS, encoded by the exons ATGGCGGCTGCTGCACGGGGTTTTGTTAGTTTTTCGaaacattcaaaaattctaCAATGCGGAAAACTACAATCGCTTCCAAGTCGACAAATAACAACATCAATAACATGTTGTAATCATTTTGAATATTCAAATCAACATGTCTTTTCTGCAAAACATTCAACAAAATCAT TACTATCATCGACTGGCTCCCAGCCAATAACAACAATCATTCGGTCGTTTCATCGATCCGGCAGATTGAATAAGTCAGATTACTATCAAACTTTGGGCGTGCCTAAAAATGCCTCCGCCAAAGACATCAAAAAGGCTTACTATCAATTAGCCAAAAAATATCATCCCGACACAAATAAGGATCCGAATTCtggaaaaaaattccaagaagTATCGGAAGCTTATGAAGTGTTGAGTGATGAACAAAAGCGCCGAGAATACGATACTTATGGTCAAACTACCGAGGACATGAATCGTGCCGGTTATGGTGCCGGTGCCGATCCTCGAGGACCGCAGGGTTTCTCTCAGAGTTGGCAATTCCGATCGACAATTGATCCGGAAGAGCTATTCCGTAAGATATTCGGAGAGGCTAATTTCCGTTCGAATAATTTCGAGGAATTTGCCGAGTCACAATATGGTTTCGGGTCGGCTCAAGAAGTTGTTATGGATTTGACCTTTGCTCAGGCAGCACGAGGTGTTAATAAAgatgttaatgttaatattgTTGATACTTGTCCAAAGTGCAGTGGGACTAAATGTGAACCGGGGACAAAGCCAGGAAAGTGTCAGTATTGTAATGGTACTGGCATGGAAACTATATCGACTGGGCCATTTGTGATGAGGTCGACATGTCGTTATTGTCAAGGGACTAGGCAATTTATTAAGTATCCTTGTGTTGAGTGTGAAGGAAAAGGACAATCT GTTCAAAGGAAAAAAGTTACTGTTCCCGTACCTGCTGGAGTTGAAAATGGGCAAACTGTACGATTAGCTGTTGGACGAAAAGAGATTTTCATTACTTTCAG AGTTGAGAAGAGTAAATATTTCCGACGTGATGGTGCCGATGTACATACTGATGCCACAGTATCCGTATCACAAGCTATATTGGGCGGAACTATTCGTATTCAAGGAATATACGAAGATCATGTTATCAAt attgaACCCGGTACTTCATCACATCGCACGATCTCTCTACGTGGTAAAGGCTTAAAACGTGTCAATGCTTATGGACATGGTGATCATTTTGTCAATATCAAAATAGATATTCCCAAATCTTTGTCAGCAGAACAAAGAGCTTTAATACAG GCCTTTGCTGAATTAGAAAAAGACACACCTGGACAAATTAATGGCATTACACAGAAAAAAGACG GCAAATCAAGTTGA
- the LOC129921542 gene encoding protein tumorous imaginal discs, mitochondrial isoform X1 has product MAAAARGFVSFSKHSKILQCGKLQSLPSRQITTSITCCNHFEYSNQHVFSAKHSTKSLLSSTGSQPITTIIRSFHRSGRLNKSDYYQTLGVPKNASAKDIKKAYYQLAKKYHPDTNKDPNSGKKFQEVSEAYEVLSDEQKRREYDTYGQTTEDMNRAGYGAGADPRGPQGFSQSWQFRSTIDPEELFRKIFGEANFRSNNFEEFAESQYGFGSAQEVVMDLTFAQAARGVNKDVNVNIVDTCPKCSGTKCEPGTKPGKCQYCNGTGMETISTGPFVMRSTCRYCQGTRQFIKYPCVECEGKGQSVQRKKVTVPVPAGVENGQTVRLAVGRKEIFITFRVEKSKYFRRDGADVHTDATVSVSQAILGGTIRIQGIYEDHVINIEPGTSSHRTISLRGKGLKRVNAYGHGDHFVNIKIDIPKSLSAEQRALIQAFAELEKDTPGQINGITQKKDGKFYQSSSQSQSQSEKENLSSKFTQGADESHKTYTEHDDSAFKEKPFGSRVYFGIGMLIAFAIAFYAINSGNMTDNYLENGRLESLRRKQLDQALEEEREMLMREHQRNQSRQNYESPFKSA; this is encoded by the exons ATGGCGGCTGCTGCACGGGGTTTTGTTAGTTTTTCGaaacattcaaaaattctaCAATGCGGAAAACTACAATCGCTTCCAAGTCGACAAATAACAACATCAATAACATGTTGTAATCATTTTGAATATTCAAATCAACATGTCTTTTCTGCAAAACATTCAACAAAATCAT TACTATCATCGACTGGCTCCCAGCCAATAACAACAATCATTCGGTCGTTTCATCGATCCGGCAGATTGAATAAGTCAGATTACTATCAAACTTTGGGCGTGCCTAAAAATGCCTCCGCCAAAGACATCAAAAAGGCTTACTATCAATTAGCCAAAAAATATCATCCCGACACAAATAAGGATCCGAATTCtggaaaaaaattccaagaagTATCGGAAGCTTATGAAGTGTTGAGTGATGAACAAAAGCGCCGAGAATACGATACTTATGGTCAAACTACCGAGGACATGAATCGTGCCGGTTATGGTGCCGGTGCCGATCCTCGAGGACCGCAGGGTTTCTCTCAGAGTTGGCAATTCCGATCGACAATTGATCCGGAAGAGCTATTCCGTAAGATATTCGGAGAGGCTAATTTCCGTTCGAATAATTTCGAGGAATTTGCCGAGTCACAATATGGTTTCGGGTCGGCTCAAGAAGTTGTTATGGATTTGACCTTTGCTCAGGCAGCACGAGGTGTTAATAAAgatgttaatgttaatattgTTGATACTTGTCCAAAGTGCAGTGGGACTAAATGTGAACCGGGGACAAAGCCAGGAAAGTGTCAGTATTGTAATGGTACTGGCATGGAAACTATATCGACTGGGCCATTTGTGATGAGGTCGACATGTCGTTATTGTCAAGGGACTAGGCAATTTATTAAGTATCCTTGTGTTGAGTGTGAAGGAAAAGGACAATCT GTTCAAAGGAAAAAAGTTACTGTTCCCGTACCTGCTGGAGTTGAAAATGGGCAAACTGTACGATTAGCTGTTGGACGAAAAGAGATTTTCATTACTTTCAG AGTTGAGAAGAGTAAATATTTCCGACGTGATGGTGCCGATGTACATACTGATGCCACAGTATCCGTATCACAAGCTATATTGGGCGGAACTATTCGTATTCAAGGAATATACGAAGATCATGTTATCAAt attgaACCCGGTACTTCATCACATCGCACGATCTCTCTACGTGGTAAAGGCTTAAAACGTGTCAATGCTTATGGACATGGTGATCATTTTGTCAATATCAAAATAGATATTCCCAAATCTTTGTCAGCAGAACAAAGAGCTTTAATACAG GCCTTTGCTGAATTAGAAAAAGACACACCTGGACAAATTAATGGCATTACACAGAAAAAAGACGGTAAGTTCTACCAATCATCATCACAATCGCAATCGCAAagtgaaaaagaaaatctttCGAGTAAATTTACGCAAGGTGCAGACGAATCGCATAAAACCTACACCGAACACGATGATAGTGCATTTAAAGAAAAACCCTTCGGTTCGCGAGTGTATTTTGGAATAGGCATGCTAATTGCTTTTGCAATTGCATTTTACGCTATAAACAGCGGTAATATGACCGATAATTATTTGGAAAATGGACGCTTAGAGAGTTTACGAAGAAAACAACTCGATCAAGCATTGGAAGAGGAGAGGGAAATGCTTATGCGTGAACATCAGCGCAATCAGTCTCGACAAAATTATGAAAGTCCATTTAAATCGGCTTAA